CTCGGCTTCGACGCGCACGTCAGCGAGCGCACCAACCGGCTGAAGTGGCCGCGCGGGCGAGTCCGCTACTACCTCGCGATCCTCATCGAGGTCGCGCGGCTCCGCCCGATGCCGTTCGCCGTCGCGTTCGACGGCGGGCCGATGCGCCCCATGCCGGGCACCCTCATCGCCGTGGGCTCCACGCGCAGCTACGGCGGCGGCATGCCGGTGTGCCCCGACGCCGACCCCGCCGACGGCCTGCTCGACGTCACGCATGTCGCACCGCTCGGGCGTGCGAAGCTCGTGCGCCTCTTCCCGCTGCTGCTGCGCGGCACGCATGGCGAACGGCCCGAGGTGACGACGGTGCGGGCGACGCACGTCGAGGTCGACGCGCCGGGTCTCGTGGTCTACGCCGACGGCGAGCGGGTCGGCGCCGGGCGGGCGCGCATCCGGGTGGTGCCCGGTGCGCTCACGATGCTCGTGCCCGCTGCGGTCGGCGCGACCGATCAGCCTGACGGGGCCGGCCTCGACGCCGGACCGGACCGGGGCGGAGAGCTGGCGGCATGACCGGCTTCGACCACGACGTCGTCATCGTCGGCTCGGGCTTCGGCGGGTCGGTCGCGGCGCTGCGCCTCGCATCGAAGGGCTACCGAGTGCACGTCTTCGAGGCGGGCCGCCGGTTCGCCGACGCCGACTTCGCGAAGACCTCGTGGGATGTGCGGCGCTACCTCTGGGCGCCAGCGATCGGATGCTTCGGGGTGCAGCGCATCCACAAGCTGCCGCACGTCATGGTGCTGGCCGGCGCGGGCGTCGGCGGGGGATCGCTGAACTACGCGAACACGCTGTACGAACCCGGACCGTCGTTCTTCGAGGACCGGCAGTGGGGCGCGCTCGCCGACTGGCATGCCGAGCTCGCCCCGCACTACGCGACGGCGAAGCGCATGCTCGGCGTCGTGCCCGAGTATCCGCACTCGGGCCCGGTCGAGCAGATCATGGCGGATGCCGCGAACGACCTCGGTGTCGGCGACACGTTCCGTCGGGCCCCCGTCGGGGTGTACTTCGGCCGCCCCGGCGAGACCGTGCCCGATCCGTTCTTCGGCGGCGAAGGCCCCGACCGCACCGGATGCACGCTCTGCGGCAACTGCATGGTCGGTTGCCGGGTCGGTGCGAAGAACACGCTCGCGAAGAACTACCTCGCGCTCGCCGAGCGGCTCGGCGCGACGATCGAGCCGCTCCGCACCGTCGTCGAGGTGCGCGAGCGCCCGGGCGGCGGCTTCGCGGTCACCACGGTGCGGAGTGGTGCGTGGTTCGGCCGCGACCGCCGCACGGTGACCGCCGAGCAGGTCGTGCTCGGCGCCGGCACGTGGGGCACCCAGCAGCTCCTGCACCGCATGAAGCACTCGGGTGCGCTGCCCGGGTTGTCCGATGCGCTCGGGCGCCTCACGCGCACGAATTCGGAAGCCCTCGACGGCGCGGTCGCGGTGTCGGTGCCCGACGGGCTCGGTCTCGCGAGCGGCGTCGCGATCACCACCTCGTTCCACGTCGACGAGCGCACGCACGTCGAGAACGTGCGGTACGGCCCGGGGTCGAATCTCATGGGTGCGCTTGCGACGGGCCTCGTGCCCGGCGGTCGCCCCCTCCTCGGGCGGCTCGGCGCGTTGATCGGCGGGGCGCTGCGGCATCCGATCACGACCCTGCGTCTGACCTCGCTGCGGCGCTGGAGCGAACGCGGCATCATCGCGCTCGTCATGCAGACGGCCGACAACTCGCTCACCCTCTCGCTCCGACGCCGCTTCGGGCGAACGGTGCTCACGAGCGCCCAGGGCGAGGGCGAGCCGAACCCGAGCCACCTGCCTGGTGCGCACCTCGCGGCCCAGGCGATCGCCGCTCGCATGCAGGCGGCGGGGGGTGTGCCCGTCGAGGCGCGCGGCTCGTGGCCCGAGGTGTTCGGCATCCCCCTGACCGCGCACTTCCTCGGCGGCGCCGTCGTCTCAGGGACTCCCGAGCGGGGCGTCGTCGACCCGTACCACCGCGTGTGGGGCCACCCGGGGCTGCACGTCGTCGACGGTGCCGCGATGCCGGCGAACCCGGGCGTGAATCCGTCGCTCACGATCACCGCCATGGCCGAGCGCGCCCTGTCGTACTGGCCACGCCGGAGCGCCGCGGATCAGCGGCCCACGCAGGAGGAACTGCTCGACCGACGCGGCTGAGGCGCTCGCAGCCCTGTCGGTCGATCCGACCCGCGAGTAGCATCTGCGCCATGGCCGAGCTGCCGGATTTCTCAGACCTGCGAGCGCTCTACATCAACTGCACGCTGAAGCGAAGCCCCGAACCGAGCCACACCCAGGGCCTCATGGACGCGAGCGTCGCCCTCATGCGCGAGCGCGACGTGCACGTCGACGAACTGCGGTTCGTCGACCTCGATGTCGCGACCGGCGTCTACCCCGACATGCGCGAGCACGGCTGGGCGACCGATGCCTGGCCCGATGAGGTGTGGCCGCTCGTCGAGGCCGCCGACATCCTCGTCGTCGGCGGTCCGATCTGGCTCGGCGACAACTCCTCGATCACGAAGCGGCTCGTCGAGCGGCTCTACTCGATGAGCGGAGAGTTCAACGAGCGGGGCCAGTACGTCTATTACGGCAAGGTCGGCGGCGCGATCATCACGGGCAACGAAGACGGCATCAAGCACTGCGCGATGAACCTGCTCTACAGCCTGCAGCACATCGGCTACTCGATCCCGCCGGGCGCCGACGCGGGGTGGATCGGCGAGGCGGGTCCCGGCCCGAGCTACCTCGACCCCGGTTCCGGCGGGCCCGAGAACGACTTCACCAATCGCAACACGACGTTCATGACGTACAACCTGCTGCACCTCGCGCGGCTGCTGAAGGACGCGGGCGGCTTTCCGGTCGGCGGCAACCTGCGCGCCGAGTGGGACGGTGGCGACCACTCCGGCTTCGAGGCGAATCCCGAGTACCGCTGACCGCGCAGGCCGTTCGCCGCAGCGGTGCCGGAAACGGCAACGGGCGGTCCGACCGGGCCGCCCGCTGCAGAGGTGTGGAACTACGCGTCGACGAGCGCGCGCTTCACGATGCTCGTGAAGAAGCCGAGGCCGTCGACGCCGGAGCGCATCGCGGCGGCGGTGTCGGGGCCGAAGCCGGGCTCGACCGCGTGCTCGGGGTGCGGCATGAGGCCGACCACGTTGCCGCGGGCGTTCGAGATGCCCGCGATGTCGCGGAGCGAGCCGTTGGGGTTCACGTCGACGTAGCGGAAGACCACGCGGCCCTCGCCCTCGAGCCGGTCGAGCGTCTCATCGGAGGCGATGAAGCCGCCCTCGCCGTTCTTCAGCGGGATCGTGATCTGCTGGCCGGCCTCGAAGTCGCCGGTCCAGTCGGTCGACGCGTTCTCGACCGTGAGCACCTGGTCGCGGCAGATGAACGAGCCGTGGTCGTTGCGGATGAGCCCGCCCTCGAGGAGGCCCGCCTCGGTGAGCATCTGGAAGCCGTTGCAGATGCCGAGCACGGGCATGCCGGAGTTCGCAGCGGAGACGACCTCGGTCATGATCGGGCTGAGCGAGGCGATCGCGCCGCAGCGCAGGTAGTCGCCGTAACTGAAGCCGCCGGGCAGGATCAGCGCGTCGACGCCCTCGAGGTCGTGCGAGCCGTGCCAGAGGGCGACGGGCTCGGCCCCCGCGAGGCGCACCGCACGCTGGGCGTCGCGATCGTCGAGCGAGCCGGGGAAGGTGATGACACCGATGCGCATGGCGAGCCCGCTCAGTGCGTTTCGCCGGCGGGGGCGCCGAAGCCGTCGTCGGTCACGGATGCCGCGCCGGACGCCTCTTCGGCGAGCTCGGCGTTCGTCACCTCGTAGTGGATTCCGACGACGTCTTCGATCACGCCGTTGGAGAGGATCTCCTCGGCGATCTCCTGCACCTGTGCGCGCAGCGCGTCGTCGACGGGTCCGTCGACGGTCAGTTCGAATCGCTTGCCGATGCGCACGCCGCTGAACCCGGTGCGTCCGGTGCGGGCGAGGGCGCCGGCGACGGCCTTCCCCTGGGGGTCGAGCAGTTCGGCTTTGGGCATCACGTCGACGACGATGGTGGGCACCGCGGTTCTCCGTCCGGTGTCGAAAATGTGGATGCGTCGATTCTACCGGGGTGCCGAGGCATCGAAGCATCCGCCCCCTGCTCGTGCGTCAGCGCCGGCTGACGGCCCTGATCACGAGACCGATGCCGACGATCACGGCAGCGCCGGCGGCGATGACGAGGGCGGGGTTCTCCCGGTACCGCGCCTTCACGTAGCGGACGCCGTCGTCGGCGACCTCCCTCGCGCCTGCGACGGCGGCGCTCGCCTGCGCGGCGACGGCGTCGACGGTGTCGGCTGCGGCGTCGCGGGCATCGTTCAGCACGTCGCCGACGGTGTCGGATGCCTGCCCGGCCGCTCGGGCCGTGGCGTCCCCGAGCCGATCGGCGCCCGACTTCACGGCTCGCGCCGCGTCTGCCGCGGCGTCGCCCACTGCGTCGGCGACGTGATCCGCGTGGTCGCGCGCGGTCTCGGTCACTCGGTCCGCCGCGTCCTTCGCAGCGGCCGTGACGTCATGCTGAGTGCGATCCGTGTCGGTCATCAGTGGCTCCCTTCGCCGGGGTGATCGGGTCACCTCATCGGATGATCGAGTCATCGTACGCTCGCGAACCGGGAAGGGCCCGGATCGGCCGTCGGGCTTGCCACGGCCCCGTCGGGGTGCTAGCGGGGTCGTCGAGGGGAAGTTGCATGGGACGCATTCCATGCGTATTATTCCGAGCGGAATAATTGCACGCGAACGCGAAGGGAACACGGATGCCGCACCTCAACCCGCTCGCCTTCTCGGCGCTCGGCATGCTGATCGACGCCCCCATGCATCCGTACGAGATGTACCAGCTGATGCTGGCGCGTCGGGAGGACCGCGTCGTCAAGGTGAGCGCTGGGTCGCTCTACCGGGCGGTCGAACGGCTCGCCCGCGACGGGCTGATCGTCGAGAGCGCGACCGAGCGCATGGGCAATCGGCCCGAGCGCACCGTCTACACCGTGACGGATGCCGGGCGGGCCGCGTTCGACGAGAGCCTCGAGGAGATGCTCGGCCGCAGCGTCAACGAGTTCCCCGAGTTCCCGCTCGCCATCGGCGAGGCCCACAACCTGGCGGCGGAGCGGGTCGTCGAGCTGCTCGGAGACCGGCTCGACTCCATCCGCGACGACATCGCCTGGTACGACGCTGCGGCCGTGCGCATCGCCGAGAAGGGCAAGCCGAAGCACGTCGTGCTGAACGTCTACTACAGCAGGGCGATGCTCGCCGCCGAGGCCGAATGGCTCGCGGCGACCATCGACGAGCTCCGCTCCGGCGAACTCGAGTGGCCGGCCGGCGACCCGAGCGCCTCGCCCCAGACCTGACCCGTTCCGGAGGAACACATGCAGACCGAACGCAAGCCATGGCCCGCCCTCTGGGCGCTCGTCATCGGCTTCTTCATGATCCTGGTCGACTCGACCATCGTCTCGATCGCCAACCCCGCCATCATGCGCGACCTCGGCACCGACCTCACCGCGGTGCTGTGGGTGACCTCCGCCTACCTGCTGGCGTACGCCGTGCCGCTGCTCATCACGGGTCGCCTCGGCGATCGCTTCGGCCCGAAGAACGTCTACCTCGTCGGCCTCGCCGTGTTCACGCTCTCCTCGCTCTGGTGCGGTCTCTCCGATGACATCACCATGCTGATCGTCGCGCGCGTCGTGCAGGGGCTCGGCGCCGCGCTGATGACTCCGCAGACGATGGCGGTCATCACCCGCATCTTCCCGCCGCAGCAGCGTGGCGCGGCGATGGGCCTCTGGGGAGCCGTCGCCGGTGTCGCGACGCTCGTCGGCCCGATCCTCGGCGGGCTCCTGGTCGACTCGCTCGGCTGGGAGTGGATCTTCATCGTCAACGTGCCCGTCGGCGTCGTCGCGTTCATCCTCGCGGTGCGGCTCGTGCCGAGGCTCGAGACGCACCAGCACTCCTTCGACTGGCTCGGCGTGGTGCTGAGCGCCGTCGGCATGTTCCTCGTGATCTTCGGCATCCAGGAGGGCGCGACCTACGACTGGGGCACCATCACCGGACCGATCACCGTCTGGGGCCTGATCATCTCGGGCCTCGTGGTGCTCGTCGCCTTCGTGGTCTGGCAGCGCTTCAACCGCAAGGAGCCGCTGCTGCCCCTCGACCTCTTCGCGGATCGCAACTTCGCGCTGTCGAACGCCGCGATCACCTTCGTCGGGTTCGCCATCGTCGCCATGCCGCTGCCGCTCGCGTTCTACTACCAGGTCGCTCGCGGCCTCGAGCCCACGCAGGCCGCGCTCATGCTCGTGCCCATGGCGGTCGTGTCGGGCGTGATGGCGCCATTCATCGGCCGCTTGACCGACCGCGTCGACCCGAAGTGGATCGCGTTCGCCGGCTTCACCATCACCGCCGCCGGCCTCGCTGCGATGTCGCTGCTCATCACGCCCGACGTGCAGCTCTGGGTGCTGCTCATCCCGGCCGCCTTCCTCGGCCTCGGCATGTCGGGCATCTGGGCGCCGCTCGCATCGACGGCGACGCGCAACCTGCCCCCGCAGCAGGCCGGCGCCGGCTCGGGCGTCTACAACATGACCCGGCAGTTCGGCTCGGTCTTCGGTGCCGCGGCGATCACCGCGCTCATGAACGGTCGGCTCGAGGCGAACCTCCCCGGGTTCGTCGAGGCCGGCGGCGAGCAGTCGACCACGGCGGGCCAGGCGTTGCCGCCGCAGATCGCCGGCGGATTCACCGACGCGATGTCGCAGTCGTTGTGGCTGCCCGTCATCGGGTTCGCGATCGGCGCCGTGCTGGTGCTGTTCTTCTCCAAGCCCAAGGTGACGGTCGACTGGGAGCAGCAGGGCGCTGCGTCGACGGAGGTCGCGGGCCCCGCGACGGGCTCGCTCACCACGGTCGACTAGGGCCGAGGCCGAAGGTCAGGCGAGCACGGCGCGCTCCTGCAGCATCGAACTCGACAAGCCCTCACCTTGAGAGGATCCTTTGAGCCATGAACATCGTCGCCAAGATCCTCGCGGTGCTCGAGGGCCTTACGCTGATCGCCGTCGGCGTGCTCGAATCCTCCTTCTA
The DNA window shown above is from Agromyces cerinus and carries:
- a CDS encoding diacylglycerol kinase, encoding MTGHIAVLVNPSSGRGRGAAAAARAVERLEALTDEVRVFAGDSVDDTRRLAREAVAGAPSALVVVGGDGTLSSVLDAVVGSGVPIALVPAGTGNDLARALGLPFEASDAASAAAELALNGTPRAIDVGEVESAAGIARFLTVAALGFDAHVSERTNRLKWPRGRVRYYLAILIEVARLRPMPFAVAFDGGPMRPMPGTLIAVGSTRSYGGGMPVCPDADPADGLLDVTHVAPLGRAKLVRLFPLLLRGTHGERPEVTTVRATHVEVDAPGLVVYADGERVGAGRARIRVVPGALTMLVPAAVGATDQPDGAGLDAGPDRGGELAA
- a CDS encoding GMC oxidoreductase; the encoded protein is MTGFDHDVVIVGSGFGGSVAALRLASKGYRVHVFEAGRRFADADFAKTSWDVRRYLWAPAIGCFGVQRIHKLPHVMVLAGAGVGGGSLNYANTLYEPGPSFFEDRQWGALADWHAELAPHYATAKRMLGVVPEYPHSGPVEQIMADAANDLGVGDTFRRAPVGVYFGRPGETVPDPFFGGEGPDRTGCTLCGNCMVGCRVGAKNTLAKNYLALAERLGATIEPLRTVVEVRERPGGGFAVTTVRSGAWFGRDRRTVTAEQVVLGAGTWGTQQLLHRMKHSGALPGLSDALGRLTRTNSEALDGAVAVSVPDGLGLASGVAITTSFHVDERTHVENVRYGPGSNLMGALATGLVPGGRPLLGRLGALIGGALRHPITTLRLTSLRRWSERGIIALVMQTADNSLTLSLRRRFGRTVLTSAQGEGEPNPSHLPGAHLAAQAIAARMQAAGGVPVEARGSWPEVFGIPLTAHFLGGAVVSGTPERGVVDPYHRVWGHPGLHVVDGAAMPANPGVNPSLTITAMAERALSYWPRRSAADQRPTQEELLDRRG
- a CDS encoding flavodoxin family protein; amino-acid sequence: MAELPDFSDLRALYINCTLKRSPEPSHTQGLMDASVALMRERDVHVDELRFVDLDVATGVYPDMREHGWATDAWPDEVWPLVEAADILVVGGPIWLGDNSSITKRLVERLYSMSGEFNERGQYVYYGKVGGAIITGNEDGIKHCAMNLLYSLQHIGYSIPPGADAGWIGEAGPGPSYLDPGSGGPENDFTNRNTTFMTYNLLHLARLLKDAGGFPVGGNLRAEWDGGDHSGFEANPEYR
- the purQ gene encoding phosphoribosylformylglycinamidine synthase subunit PurQ → MRIGVITFPGSLDDRDAQRAVRLAGAEPVALWHGSHDLEGVDALILPGGFSYGDYLRCGAIASLSPIMTEVVSAANSGMPVLGICNGFQMLTEAGLLEGGLIRNDHGSFICRDQVLTVENASTDWTGDFEAGQQITIPLKNGEGGFIASDETLDRLEGEGRVVFRYVDVNPNGSLRDIAGISNARGNVVGLMPHPEHAVEPGFGPDTAAAMRSGVDGLGFFTSIVKRALVDA
- the purS gene encoding phosphoribosylformylglycinamidine synthase subunit PurS, encoding MPTIVVDVMPKAELLDPQGKAVAGALARTGRTGFSGVRIGKRFELTVDGPVDDALRAQVQEIAEEILSNGVIEDVVGIHYEVTNAELAEEASGAASVTDDGFGAPAGETH
- a CDS encoding PadR family transcriptional regulator; the encoded protein is MPHLNPLAFSALGMLIDAPMHPYEMYQLMLARREDRVVKVSAGSLYRAVERLARDGLIVESATERMGNRPERTVYTVTDAGRAAFDESLEEMLGRSVNEFPEFPLAIGEAHNLAAERVVELLGDRLDSIRDDIAWYDAAAVRIAEKGKPKHVVLNVYYSRAMLAAEAEWLAATIDELRSGELEWPAGDPSASPQT
- a CDS encoding DHA2 family efflux MFS transporter permease subunit; this translates as MQTERKPWPALWALVIGFFMILVDSTIVSIANPAIMRDLGTDLTAVLWVTSAYLLAYAVPLLITGRLGDRFGPKNVYLVGLAVFTLSSLWCGLSDDITMLIVARVVQGLGAALMTPQTMAVITRIFPPQQRGAAMGLWGAVAGVATLVGPILGGLLVDSLGWEWIFIVNVPVGVVAFILAVRLVPRLETHQHSFDWLGVVLSAVGMFLVIFGIQEGATYDWGTITGPITVWGLIISGLVVLVAFVVWQRFNRKEPLLPLDLFADRNFALSNAAITFVGFAIVAMPLPLAFYYQVARGLEPTQAALMLVPMAVVSGVMAPFIGRLTDRVDPKWIAFAGFTITAAGLAAMSLLITPDVQLWVLLIPAAFLGLGMSGIWAPLASTATRNLPPQQAGAGSGVYNMTRQFGSVFGAAAITALMNGRLEANLPGFVEAGGEQSTTAGQALPPQIAGGFTDAMSQSLWLPVIGFAIGAVLVLFFSKPKVTVDWEQQGAASTEVAGPATGSLTTVD